A genome region from Micromonospora peucetia includes the following:
- the arc gene encoding proteasome ATPase, which produces MARSDDADSRAARWEKEAHDLSTQVAFLQEELALVRRKLTESPRHVRQLEERLAATQAQLARLTENNDRLVSTLKEARTQIVTLKEEIDRLAQPPSGYGVFLARHDDGTVDVFTGGRKLRVSVSPSLDVAELRRGQEVLLNDALNIVDAFGYERVGEVVMLKEILAGPDDSPGDRALVVSHSDEERIVHLAETLIGAPIRAGDSLMIEPRSAYAYERIPKSEVEELVLEEVPDVGYTDIGGLHSQIEQIRDAVELPFLHADLFREHQLRPPKGILLYGPPGCGKTLIAKAVANSLAKKIAERAGKEKHTSFFLNIKGPELLNKYVGETERHIRLIFQRAREKAGEGTPVIVFFDEMDSIFRTRGSGVSSDVENTIVPQLLSEIDGVEGLENVIVIGASNREDMIDPAILRPGRLDVKIKIERPDAEAAKDIFSKYILSGLPLHPDDLAEHGGDPRATVAAMIDAVVLRMYSETEENRFLEVTYANGDKEVLYFKDFNSGAMIQNIVDRGKKMAIKEFLTSGRKGLRLQHLLDACVDEFRENEDLPNTTNPDDWARISGKKGERIVYIRTLVSGGKGAEAGRSIETASNTGQYL; this is translated from the coding sequence GTGGCACGCAGCGACGACGCGGACTCGCGCGCCGCACGGTGGGAGAAGGAGGCCCACGATCTCTCCACGCAGGTCGCGTTCCTTCAAGAGGAACTCGCTCTGGTGCGGCGCAAGTTGACCGAAAGCCCCCGACACGTCCGGCAGCTCGAAGAGCGGCTGGCGGCCACCCAGGCACAGTTGGCGCGGCTGACAGAGAACAACGACCGGCTCGTGAGCACCCTCAAGGAGGCTCGCACGCAGATCGTGACGCTCAAGGAGGAGATCGACCGCCTCGCGCAACCGCCGAGTGGTTACGGCGTCTTCCTCGCGCGGCACGACGACGGCACGGTGGACGTCTTCACCGGCGGACGCAAGCTCCGTGTCTCCGTCTCGCCCTCGCTGGACGTCGCCGAGCTGCGGCGAGGCCAGGAGGTCCTGCTCAACGACGCGCTCAACATCGTCGACGCGTTCGGCTACGAGCGGGTCGGCGAGGTGGTGATGCTCAAGGAGATCCTCGCGGGTCCCGACGACAGCCCGGGCGACCGGGCACTGGTGGTCTCGCACTCCGACGAGGAGCGCATCGTGCACCTCGCCGAAACCCTGATCGGCGCGCCGATCCGGGCCGGCGACTCGCTCATGATCGAGCCCCGTTCGGCGTACGCGTACGAGCGGATCCCGAAGAGCGAGGTCGAGGAACTCGTCCTGGAGGAGGTGCCCGACGTCGGCTACACCGACATCGGTGGCCTCCACTCGCAGATCGAGCAGATCCGCGACGCGGTGGAGCTGCCCTTCCTGCACGCCGACCTGTTCCGCGAGCACCAGCTCCGTCCGCCGAAGGGCATCCTGCTCTACGGCCCGCCCGGCTGCGGCAAGACGTTGATCGCCAAGGCGGTGGCCAACTCGCTGGCGAAGAAGATCGCCGAGCGGGCGGGCAAGGAGAAGCACACCAGCTTCTTCCTCAACATCAAGGGTCCGGAGCTGCTCAACAAGTACGTCGGCGAGACCGAGCGGCACATCCGGCTGATCTTCCAGCGGGCCCGCGAGAAGGCTGGCGAAGGCACCCCGGTCATCGTGTTCTTCGACGAGATGGACTCGATCTTCCGGACCCGCGGCTCCGGCGTCTCCTCCGACGTGGAGAACACCATCGTTCCGCAGCTGCTCAGCGAGATCGACGGTGTGGAGGGGCTGGAGAACGTCATCGTCATCGGCGCCTCCAACCGGGAAGACATGATCGACCCGGCGATCCTGCGCCCCGGCCGGCTCGACGTGAAAATCAAGATCGAGCGGCCGGACGCCGAGGCGGCCAAGGACATCTTCTCCAAGTACATCCTCTCCGGGCTGCCGCTGCACCCGGACGATCTGGCCGAGCACGGCGGCGACCCCCGGGCCACCGTCGCGGCGATGATCGACGCGGTCGTGCTGCGGATGTATTCGGAGACCGAGGAGAACCGCTTCCTCGAGGTCACCTACGCCAACGGCGACAAGGAAGTCCTCTACTTCAAGGACTTCAACTCGGGAGCGATGATCCAGAACATCGTCGACCGGGGCAAGAAGATGGCCATCAAGGAATTCCTCACCTCCGGACGCAAGGGCCTGCGCCTGCAGCACCTCCTCGACGCCTGCGTCGACGAGTTCCGGGAGAACGAGGACCTGCCCAACACCACCAACCCCGACGACTGGGCCCGCATCTCCGGCAAGAAGGGCGAGCGGATCGTCTACATCCGCACGCTCGTCTCCGGCGGCAAGGGCGCGGAGGCCGGTCGGTCCATCGAGACCGCCAGCAACACCGGCCAGTACCTCTGA